One window from the genome of Nicotiana sylvestris chromosome 9, ASM39365v2, whole genome shotgun sequence encodes:
- the LOC138877550 gene encoding uncharacterized protein — translation MKVLNEAYVPKNITSGEMANMVGQVLEIHKITFHEDELPPEGLSHDRNLHITVQFEDKFITGVLIDGGSSLNICPLTTLKRLGKDFHEIRAGSMNLKAFGGSQRATIGEINLCLQMGPTWFDVEVQVLDISATYNLLLGRPWIHATGAMASTLHQVVKFEWNH, via the coding sequence atgaaggtgttgaatgaagcatacgtgcccAAAAACATTAccagtggagagatggccaacatggtagggcaagtactggaaatccacaagatcacctttcatgaagaTGAACTGCCACCTGAAGGACTAAGTCACGACAGGAACCTGCACATCACAGTACaatttgaggacaaattcatcactggagtcctaatagatgggggttcaagcctcaacatttgtccattgactactctAAAAAGGTTGGGTAAAGATTTCCATGAGATCCGAGCAGGGAGTATGAACTTGAAGGCATTTGGTGGGTCTCAAAGAGCCACAATTGGGGAAATTAACCTTTGTTTGCAGATGGgcccaacttggttcgatgttgaagtTCAAGTATTGGACATATCTGCTACTTACAATCTTTTactaggacgaccttggatacatgccactGGAGCTATGGCTTCTACGCTACACCAggtcgtgaagttcgaatggaaccattag
- the LOC138877549 gene encoding uncharacterized protein — translation MCETFQIKHKNSTAYRPQMNGAVEAANKNIKKILRKMVGNHKQWHEKLLFALLGYRTTVHTSTGANPYLLVYGTEGVIPTEVEILSLRILQEVELSDAEWIRSRYEQLALIDGKKG, via the coding sequence ATGTGTGAAACTTTccaaatcaagcacaaaaattccACAGCATATAGGCCTCAAATGAACGGAGCcgtggaagctgccaacaagaacatcaagaagatactaaggaaaatggtaggaaatcacaagcaatggcatgagaagttactattcgccttattgggataccgtaccacagtccacacatcaactggggcaaatCCCTATTTGCTGGTTTACGGTACCGAAGGTGTCATTcccaccgaggtagaaattcTTTCTTTAAGGATCTTACAAGAAgttgaactcagtgatgcagaatggataaggagccgctatgagcaattagccctcatagatggaaaaaaaGGATGA